The Tubulanus polymorphus chromosome 6, tnTubPoly1.2, whole genome shotgun sequence genome includes a region encoding these proteins:
- the LOC141907701 gene encoding uncharacterized protein LOC141907701 isoform X1, producing MPLAMMMMMRHISVVLVFTVALLPTAFTFTGKWTYSINFITGDVNNAQSPGKIYVQLYARDGSSTPKMNIENSAWVRNTAKTYIVKHSDLFFPMMKMVIGKITSLHDGWFLKQVEVTCTELNTKQTFIVNKWFHLGGGDVNVRTITPQASLRINHDVTVKTASGSSTGTVAKTWISLVGNGKYSGRMNLWAKYFSVGGSTRSFLVYSGTNYSPISKLEFGLIDNKNDGWRPEFAVINTKLTSIRQTFPNSKWLDGDGGDKKITRVIAENTGMRQYVYQIKFVTHTYSASTTVANAFVQLEGNGVNTGRMSLNNKGFTAGSTRYFRITSNKLACPITKVTLGLLDNINDGWKFKMFDILCLATAEAVSFTGDFWLDNDNGPLKYIRAITKLSRRLLSYNACSGVQCKNAGTCNQRAPPYMFNCVCKAGWEGTYCQTDINECIGVTCKNGGKCAQNSPGKGYRCVCAKGWKGTHCETDINECIGVNCKNGGKCAQNSPGKGYRCVCAKGWKGTHCETDINECIGVNCKNGGKCAQNAPGKGYKCVCAKGWKGTHCETDINECIGVNCKNGGKCAQNSPGKGYKCVCAKGWKGTHCETDINECIGVNCKNGGKCAQNSPGKGYRCVCAKGWKGTHCETDINECIGVNCKNGGKCAQNAPGKGYRCVCAKGWKGTHCETDINECIGVNCKNGGKCAQNSPGKGYRCVCAKGWKGTHCETDINECIGVKCKNGGKCAQNSPGKGYRCVCAKGWEGTHCENDINECLKATCHNGGTCKQNAPGLGHKCICAKGWEGQHCLTDTNECIGVNCKNGGKCEQNPPGKGYRCVCAKGWEGTHCETDTNECIGAQCKNGATCIQNPPGKGYRCVCKKGWEGTHCETDTNECLTATCYNRGTCQENPPGQDYRCICATGWEGSHCRIDTDECIGVTCQNGGYCANNNPGMGYRCDCVAGFKGKHCETDINECKGVVCHGGGTCVQNAPGKGYKCTCSQKKGVGIHCRPDHALELTILIDSSSAVYSKEFEALKSLAKNVVSYFTIGPKAVRIATSEYGGIVNLGNILPGSTSSAVVISKIDSFKYDGARPYTHGSLDQLKKWKGARPGVPKALLVIGSGESTDYFLTLESLQDLYTEKIRVYMAGYKTESNVLFTALPKTSQFQLPYDLTTASVIKTISRHIASTIDEDTNCNFGKHDDRGKCVDVDECKSVNPCHNGGECVNTDGGYTCNCPVASLRTGTGETFCKVTAAIDVVVIIESSRHVYQNEWPKLLDLYRATIRLMHVHPDHVRVSLMSYSSAVSRDTMLDSCSNHDCLMTILRTLEWEGESASIEAAFTQAISHLLEAQTTRPKARKVIVYFGSGNTEDEPETRFQLNRMARHQITMYPLTYGDTNFIATSTNLANNIMLPDILDYATIWSKALDLSDKLSTDSTCNFGYFYFRKCQDHDECANSKNLCFNGGNCQNVDGTFKCPCTAGDKSCKDLAVVDLAVMLDTSNSPTPTQFAAMKTLFDDMAKRYFVHPEYTRVASAHYSSTPSVELKLSSCKNTKCVTDHISGLKLVRTGNTPKLSVALDAMRMEIFGGTGARKGVPNIIVYIGSGMGSEDRVERAVDHLWFAGIRLIVVVPSIGIDHLSQHVHASGALALSSATSFALANQVNQDAHCRFGFTAPSSFICADINECKTVPNPCSNGGKCVNTVGSHNCPCGELKNCVERVIMDIAIYIDASDVVTFKYLNSIAVELISHYAVHPDYIRIAAALFSSSIKIVTDLDTCVNSHCIIDKLGKVSADGKSQDGWLPYRHVDTLLSNNGARGRAPKTMIVISTGTTTDKYKTLYALTDVAETGTRLYTLTTRNSKDVVGNIMQQGINGFAIGPVSLKPAQITSLGYQLAQATISDRRCSLGYHQKLGKCVDIDECSASDPCANDGGCVNKVGYFLCPCSVGQVNCVEMVVLDLAIVIDSSSAIYPSEFPQIVDLTKRIIRQFYVHRDFVRIALATYADTTKHLTTLGQCSDADCVIKSLSGVLQHHRAPATHAALNSARSKMLVTGGRASVPKVVLCIGSGIGTERTLTMKGLGQLWNEKTRVYGLLYNIEDDVIRMSLADHYYIDIPFTLTNTLLATLPGEIAHKISDDLMCPYGAKYSTSKKTCEDVNECANGFPCFTGGVCINSSGSFSCL from the exons ATGCCATTAgccatgatgatgatgatgaggcaCATTTCCGTCGTGTTGGTTTTCACCGTAGCCCTATTACCGACAGCTTTTACTTTTACAG GGAAATGGACATATAGCATAAACTTTATTACGGGCGATGTAAATAATGCGCAATCGCCAGGTAAAATCTATGTTCAGTTATACGCTAGAGATGGATCATCTACCCCAAAAATGAATATCGAAAATTCAGCTTGGGTTAGAAATACAGCCAAAACGTATATCGTGAAACATTCTGATCTCTTCTTCCCAATGATGAAAATGGTGATCGGGAAGATAACTTCGTTACACGATGGTTGGTTCCTAAAGCAG GTTGAAGTAACTTGTACAGAACTGAACACTAAGCAAACATTCATTGTGAACAAGTGGTTTCACCTGGGTGGTGGTGATGTTAATGTGAGAACCATCACACCTCAAGCAAGTT TAAGAATCAACCACGACGTGACAGTAAAAACGGCTAGCGGTAGCTCGACTGGTACAGTAGCCAAAACTTGGATTTCATTAGTCGGGAATGGAAAATATTCTGGGAGAATGAACTTATGGGCGAAGTACTTCTCTGTGGGAGGCTCAACCCGTAGCTTTCTGGTATATAGCGGAACCAATTATTCACCAATATCGAAGCTTGAATTCGGGCTTATCGATAACAAAAACGATGGCTGGCGCCCTGAATTT GCAGTTATAAACACAAAGCTGACGAGTATAAGACAAACATTTCCGAATAGTAAATGGCTCGATGGCGATGGAGGCGACAAAAAGATAACAAGAGTGATAGCGGAAAACACGGGAATGA GGCAGTATGTCTACCAAATCAAATTTGTGACGCACACTTATAGCGCTTCCACAACAGTGGCAAACGCATTTGTTCAACTGGAAGGTAATGGTGTCAACACTGGGAGGATGTCTCTGAACAACAAAGGGTTTACAGCAGGCAGTACCAGATACTTCAGAATTACTTCCAATAAACTAGCATGCCCAATAACTAAAGTAACCCTTGGGTTGTtagataatataaatgatggATGGAAATTTAAAATG TTTGACATATTGTGCCTTGCAACTGCAGAAGCGGTGTCGTTTACGGGCGATTTCTGGCTCGATAACGATAATGGCCCTTTGAAATACATAAGGGCTATTACAAAGCTTAGCCGAAGACTCCTGA GCTATAACGCATGCTCTGGCGTCCAATGCAAAAATGCAGGAACCTGTAACCAGCGTGCACCTCCGTATATGTTCAACTGCGTTTGTAAAGCTGGTTGGGAGGGAACTTATTGTCAGACTG ATATAAACGAATGTATTGGTGTAACCTGTAAAAATGGTGGCAAGTGCGCACAGAACTCTCCTGGAAAAGGATACAGATGTGTATGTGCGAAAGGCTGGAAGGGAACGCATTGTGAAACTG ATATAAACGAGTGTATCGGTGTTAACTGTAAAAATGGTGGCAAGTGCGCACAGAACTCTCCTGGAAAAGGCTACAGATGTGTATGTGCGAAAGGCTGGAAGGGAACCCATTGCGAAACGG ATATAAACGAGTGTATTGGTGTAAACTGTAAAAACGGTGGCAAGTGCGCACAGAACGCTCCTGGAAAAGGCTACAAATGTGTATGCGCAAAAGGCTGGAAGGGAACTCATTGTGAAACGG ATATAAACGAGTGTATCGGTGTTAACTGTAAAAATGGTGGCAAGTGCGCACAGAACTCTCCCGGAAAAGGTTACAAATGTGTATGTGCAAAAGGCTGGAAAGGAACTCATTGCGAAACTG ATATAAACGAATGTATCGGTGTTAACTGTAAAAATGGTGGCAAGTGCGCACAGAACTCTCCTGGAAAAGGCTACAGATGTGTATGCGCGAAAGGCTGGAAGGGAACGCATTGTGAAACAG aTATAAACGAGTGTATCGGTGTTAACTGTAAAAATGGTGGCAAGTGCGCACAGAACGCTCCCGGAAAAGGATACAGATGTGTATGTGCGAAAGGCTGGAAAGGAACTCATTGCGAAACTG ATATAAACGAATGTATCGGTGTTAACTGTAAAAATGGTGGCAAGTGCGCACAGAACTCTCCTGGAAAAGGCTACAGATGTGTATGCGCAAAAGGCTGGAAGGGAACGCATTGTGAAACAG ATATAAACGAATGCATCGGTGTTAAGTGTAAAAATGGTGGTAAATGTGCCCAGAACTCTCCTGGTAAAGGCTACAGATGTGTCTGCGCGAAAGGTTGGGAAGGGACGCATTGCGAAAATG ATATCAACGAATGCTTGAAGGCTACATGTCATAACGGTGGAACGTGCAAACAGAATGCGCCAGGTCTCGGACACAAATGTATATGTGCCAAAGGATGGGAAGGTCAACACTGTCTAACAG ATACGAACGAATGTATTGGTGTTAATTGTAAAAATGGTGGCAAGTGCGAACAAAATCCCCCTGGAAAAGGATACAGATGTGTATGTGCGAAAGGCTGGGAGGGAACACATTGTGAAACGG ATACAAACGAATGTATCGGAGCTCAATGTAAAAATGGCGCCACTTGTATACAGAATCCTCCTGGAAAAGGCTACAGATGTGTATGCAAAAAAGGCTGGGAGGGAACACATTGTGAAACGG aTACGAACGAATGTCTGACAGCTACTTGTTACAACAGAGGAACATGTCAAGAAAATCCTCCAGGTCAAGATTACAGATGTATCTGTGCAACTGGATGGGAAGGGAGTCATTGTCGTATTG ATACGGATGAGTGCATTGGGGTGACTTGTCAAAATGGTGGTTACTGCGCTAACAACAATCCTGGTATGGGATATCGATGTGACTGCGTGGCCGGTTTTAAGGGCAAACACTGCGAAACCG ATATCAACGAGTGCAAAGGCGTCGTTTGCCACGGCGGAGGCACGTGCGTTCAGAATGCACCGGGTAAAGGCTACAAATGTACATGTTCACAGAAGAAAGGAGTTGGTATCCATTGCAGGCCAG ATCATGCCTTGGAGCTCACAATTCTGATCGATTCCTCAAGTGCCGTTTATTCAAAAGAGTTTGAGGCGTTAAAATCATTGGCTAAAAACGTTGTCAGCTATTTCACAATTGGCCCTAAAGCAGTACGCATTGCTACATCGGAATACGGAGGAATCGTGAACCTTGGTAACATTCTGCCCGGCTCAACTTCATCGGCGGTCGTAATTAGCAAAATCGATAGCTTCAAATATGACGGGGCCAGACCATACACCCACGGCAGCTTAGATCAACTCAAAAAATGGAAAGGCGCAAGACCCGGTGTTCCTAAAGCACTTCTAGTTATCGGAAGCGGGGAGAGTACCGACTACTTCTTGACGCTGGAAAGCTTACAGGATCTATACACCGAAAAAATCCGCGTATACATGGCTGGATACAAAACCGAAAGTAACGTTCTGTTCACAGCACTCCCAAAAACTTCGCAGTTCCAATTACCGTACGATTTAACGACGGCTAGCGTGATTAAAACTATATCACGACACATCGCTTCTACAATTGACGAAG ACACGAACTGCAATTTTGGAAAGCACGATGATCGAGGAAAATGTGTTG ATGTAGACGAATGCAAATCAGTGAATCCGTGTCATAATGGAGGTGAATGCGTGAACACTGATGGTGGTTATACATGTAACTGTCCAGTAGCTTCTCTGAGAACTGGTACTGGTGAAACTTTCTGCAAAG TGACCGCTGCTATTGATGTCGTTGTCATCATTGAAAGTTCAAGACATGTTTACCAAAACGAATGGCCGAAACTACTCGATCTTTATCGCGCTACTATTCGTCTAATGCACGTGCATCCCGACCACGTACGCGTATCCCTGATGTCATATTCCAGCGCCGTAAGTCGCGATACGATGCTCGATTCGTGTTCGAATCACGACTGTTTGATGACCATTCTACGCACGCTAGAATGGGAAGGAGAGTCGGCCAGCATCGAGGCCGCATTTACGCAGGCTATCAGCCACCTCTTGGAAGCTCAGACTACGAGACCAAAAGCTAGAAAAGTGATTGTTTATTTCGGTAGTGGTAATACTGAAGATGAGCCGGAGACACGTTTTCAACTTAACCGCATGGCTCGACATCAAATAACGATGTATCCTTTAACTTACGGCGATACAAACTTTATTGCGACATCAACGAATCTCGCTAATAACATCATGTTACCAGATATTCTAGACTATGCGACTATCTGGAGTAAAGCTCTGGATTTGTCCGATAAGCTTTCAACTG ATTCCACCTGTAACTtcggttatttctatttccGAAAGTGTCAAG ATCACGATGAATGCGCTAACAGCAAAAACTTGTGTTTCAACGGCGGAAATTGCCAAAACGTAGATGGTACCTTCAAATGTCCATGCACTGCTGGTGATAAATCTTGTAAAG ATTTGGCCGTCGTAGATTTGGCCGTAATGTTGGATACGTCCAATTCGCCTACACCCACACAGTTCGCCGCTATGAAGACGCTTTTCGACGATATGGCCAAACGATATTTCGTACATCCAGAGTACACCCGTGTCGCGTCTGCACACTATTCGTCTACCCCTTCAGTCGAACTAAAACTGTCGTCGtgcaaaaatacaaaatgtgTTACCGATCATATATCCGGCTTGAAATTGGTAAGAACGGGCAATACTCCCAAATTAAGCGTAGCTTTGGACGCGATGAGAATGGAAATATTCGGTGGCACTGGCGCAAGGAAGGGAGTGCCGAATATCATAGTTTACATAGGAAGTGGCATGGGAAGTGAAGATAGAGTTGAAAGGGCTGTTGACCACTTATGGTTTGCGGGTATTAGATTGATAGTAGTCGTGCCGTCAATTGGTATCGATCATCTTTCGCAACATGTTCATGCATCAGGTGCATTAGCGCTCTCTTCAGCGACTAGCTTCGCTTTAGCAAACCAGGTCAATCAAG atgCTCATTGCCGCTTTGGTTTTACGGCGCCGTCTAGTTTTATATGCGCAG ATATAAATGAGTGCAAAACGGTTCCAAATCCATGTTCTAATGGTGGTAAATGTGTAAATACAGTGGGCTCTCACAACTGTCCGTGCGGCGAGTTAAAAAACTGTGTCG AAAGGGTAATCATGGATATTGCCATTTATATCGATGCATCTGACGTCGTCACGTTCAAGTATCTGAACAGTATTGCTGTTGAGTTGATCAGCCATTACGCAGTGCATCCCGACTACATCCGTATAGCAGCGGCACTCTTCAGCAGCTCAATAAAGATAGTAACCGACCTCGACACTTGCGTTAACtctcattgcatcatcgacAAACTCGGTAAAGTTTCGGCCGACGGTAAAAGCCAAGATGGATGGTTACCGTATAGACACGTCGATACTCTACTGTCGAATAACGGGGCTCGCGGCAGAGCGCCTAAAACTATGATCGTCATCAGTACGGGCACAACCACCGACAAGTACAAAACGCTCTACGCACTTACCGATGTGGCAGAAACTGGCACGAGACTGTACACATTGACGACTCGCAATTCGAAAGACGTCGTCGGAAATATCATGCAACAGGGAATTAACGGCTTTGCGATAGGACCCGTATCGCTTAAACCGGCACAGATTACAAGTCTCGGATACCAACTGGCCCAAGCTACAATTAGCG ATAGACGTTGTTCCCTCGGATACCACCAAAAATTAGGAAAATGCGTTG atATCGACGAATGTTCCGCCAGTGATCCTTGTGCTAACGACGGTGGCTGTGTAAACAAAGTGGGATATTTCCTGTGTCCGTGCTCAGTTGGTCAAGTAAACTGCGTAG AAATGGTCGTGCTCGATCTGGCTATCGTTATCGACTCATCATCTGCGATATACCCATCAGAATTCCCTCAAATCGTTGACCTCACTAAACGTATCATCCGTCAATTCTACGTGCACCGTGACTTCGTACGAATTGCACTCGCTACGTACGCCGATACGACTAAACATTTGACCACTCTGGGCCAGTGCTCCGATGCCGATTGCGTTATCAAATCTTTGAGCGGAGTATTGCAACACCACCGGGCCCCGGCGACGCACGCCGCTCTGAATTCTGCCAGAAGCAAAATGCTCGTAACGGGTGGACGCGCGTCCGTACCCAAGGTCGTACTGTGCATCGGTAGCGGAATAGGAACTGAACGTACGTTGACGATGAAAGGGCTCGGACAACTATGGAATGAGAAAACTCGTGTTTATGGCCTTCTGTACAACATTGAAGATGACGTTATACGAATGTCGTTAGCGGATCATTACTATATCGATATACCTTTCACACTAACCAATACCTTACTGGCAACTTTACCCGGGGAAATTGCTCATAAGATTAGCGACG atttgATGTGCCCGTATGGCGCGAAGTATTCTACGAGTAAAAAGACATGCGAGG ACGTAAACGAGTGTGCTAATGGTTTCCCTTGTTTTACCGGTGGTGTGTGTATCAACTCGTCTGGTTCATTTAGTTGTCTGTAA